One segment of Anaerolineae bacterium DNA contains the following:
- a CDS encoding SDR family NAD(P)-dependent oxidoreductase, with product MKDLRDRVALVTGASRGIGRATALALARAGAHLALVARRSGPLEEVAAEVRALERQALALPADVRVEEQSRQAVRRALAHFGRLDVLVANAGVYYRSPIRSLSVDILRQSLAVNFYGSVYFVLEALPHMLARGQGHIVLITSMDGKKGIPPDAPYVAAKFALSGFGDVLRQELCGTGVDVSVVFPGRVDTPMIADLEVPWISAKIPPEAVARAVVRAIRRRRAEVIVPFQARLLYAVQCAAPTLADWVVRTFHLEGKPKAR from the coding sequence ATGAAGGACCTTCGAGACCGGGTGGCGTTGGTCACTGGAGCATCGCGGGGCATAGGGCGGGCCACGGCTCTGGCTCTGGCCCGCGCCGGGGCTCATCTGGCGCTGGTGGCCCGACGGTCCGGCCCGTTGGAAGAGGTGGCCGCCGAGGTGAGGGCTCTGGAGCGTCAGGCGCTGGCCCTCCCGGCTGATGTGCGTGTGGAGGAGCAATCGCGCCAGGCCGTGCGCCGCGCCCTGGCGCACTTTGGCCGCCTGGATGTGCTGGTGGCCAACGCAGGGGTGTATTATCGCAGCCCCATTCGCTCTCTCTCGGTGGACATTCTGCGTCAATCCTTAGCCGTGAACTTTTACGGCAGTGTGTACTTTGTCCTGGAGGCGTTGCCGCATATGCTGGCGCGGGGCCAGGGGCACATCGTGCTGATCACCTCCATGGACGGCAAGAAGGGCATCCCCCCCGATGCGCCCTATGTGGCCGCCAAGTTCGCCCTGAGCGGCTTCGGCGATGTGCTTCGCCAAGAACTGTGCGGCACCGGGGTGGATGTGAGCGTGGTCTTTCCGGGTCGGGTGGATACGCCGATGATCGCCGACTTGGAGGTGCCCTGGATCTCGGCCAAGATCCCGCCCGAAGCCGTGGCCCGCGCCGTGGTGCGGGCTATCCGGCGCCGTCGCGCCGAGGTCATCGTGCCCTTTCAGGCGCGGCTGCTCTACGCCGTCCAATGCGCTGCCCCCACCCTGGCCGATTGGGTGGTGCGCACCTTCCACCTGGAGGGAAAGCCCAAAGCCCGCTAA
- a CDS encoding SDR family oxidoreductase, protein MAELQGKVAVITGASRGIGRAIAEALAQAGAAVVVSSRKQEVLDEVAEAIRAAGGQALTVAAHTGDSGAVQRLIERTVETFGGVDILVNNAATNPHFGPLLTAEESHWQKILDVNLVGYFRTAKAVVPHMERRGGGKIVNIASIAGLTPLQAMGVYSVAKAGVIMLTKALALELAERNIQVNAVAPGLVKTRFSRALWEPEDMRERVLRLVPQKRFAAPEEIAALVRYLVSPEAKFITGEVIVIDGGQHLSAGRLA, encoded by the coding sequence ATGGCTGAACTGCAAGGCAAAGTGGCCGTGATCACCGGCGCGTCGCGGGGCATTGGCCGGGCCATCGCCGAAGCCCTGGCCCAAGCCGGGGCGGCGGTGGTGGTGTCGAGCCGCAAGCAAGAGGTGCTAGACGAAGTGGCGGAAGCCATCCGCGCGGCAGGGGGGCAGGCTTTGACCGTGGCCGCCCACACGGGCGATTCTGGGGCCGTGCAGCGTCTCATCGAGCGCACGGTGGAGACCTTTGGGGGCGTGGACATTCTGGTGAACAACGCGGCTACCAATCCCCACTTTGGCCCACTGCTGACTGCCGAGGAAAGCCACTGGCAGAAAATCCTCGATGTGAATTTGGTGGGCTACTTCCGCACGGCCAAGGCCGTGGTGCCGCATATGGAGCGGCGCGGCGGCGGGAAAATCGTCAACATCGCCTCCATCGCTGGGCTGACCCCCTTGCAGGCCATGGGGGTCTACAGCGTGGCCAAAGCCGGGGTGATCATGTTGACCAAGGCCCTGGCCCTGGAACTGGCGGAGCGCAACATCCAGGTGAACGCCGTAGCGCCGGGGCTGGTGAAAACGCGCTTTAGCCGCGCGCTGTGGGAGCCGGAGGATATGCGGGAGCGGGTGCTGCGTCTGGTGCCGCAAAAGCGCTTTGCCGCGCCCGAGGAGATCGCCGCGCTGGTGCGTTATCTGGTCTCCCCAGAGGCGAAATTCATCACCGGCGAGGTGATCGTCATCGACGGCGGCCAGCACCTCTCGGCAGGGCGGTTGGCCTGA
- the ade gene encoding adenine deaminase: protein MERGWKEWRRELIDVAMGRRPADLVIRNGRWVSVQSGEILPHTDIAVAQGRIAYIGPDASHAIGTETEVVDAGGMYLVPGLLDAHMHIESGMVTVTEFVRAVIPHGTTGMFVDPHEIANVFGLKGVRLMVDEARVQPIHVWVQVPSCVPSAPGVETSGGTITPEDVAEAMAWEGVIGLGEMMNFPGVFQGDEKMLAEMAATAAAGKVIGGHYASPDLGLPFHGYVVGGPEDDHEGTRVEDAIARVRQGMKVMLRFGSAWHDVAAQVKAITEHGLDPRHFLLCTDDSHAETLVTEGHMDRVVRHAIAQGLPPITAIQMATLNTAEHFGVARQVGLLAPGRWADILLVPDLADFRPARVYAKGRLLAEDGRLLIDLPPYPYPDWACQSVQLARPLTAEDFRLVAQANPTARVHVIGVIENQAPTRHLVMEVPVQDGEIRPDRERDLAKVALVERHHGTGTVQVGLVHGFGFTAPCAIASTVAHDSHHMLVVGTDEAQMVLAANKLAEVGGGQVVVKDSQVIGLVPLPIAGLMSDARAEEVARQAATVLAGFRACGCTLNNPNMQLSLLALVVIPELRLSDKGLVDVTRFAFVPVVEDGAS from the coding sequence ATGGAACGAGGTTGGAAGGAGTGGCGCCGAGAACTCATCGATGTGGCCATGGGCCGTCGCCCGGCCGACCTGGTCATCCGCAACGGACGTTGGGTCAGCGTGCAATCGGGCGAAATCCTACCCCACACCGATATCGCCGTGGCCCAGGGACGCATCGCCTACATCGGTCCCGACGCCAGCCACGCCATCGGCACCGAAACCGAGGTGGTGGACGCCGGGGGTATGTACCTGGTCCCCGGGCTGCTGGACGCCCACATGCACATCGAATCGGGCATGGTCACGGTCACCGAATTCGTGCGCGCGGTGATCCCCCACGGCACAACGGGGATGTTCGTCGATCCCCACGAAATCGCCAATGTGTTCGGCTTGAAGGGCGTGCGCCTGATGGTGGACGAGGCGCGGGTGCAGCCCATCCACGTCTGGGTGCAGGTGCCCTCCTGCGTGCCTTCGGCCCCCGGCGTGGAGACCTCCGGCGGCACCATCACCCCCGAGGATGTGGCCGAGGCCATGGCCTGGGAGGGCGTCATCGGCCTGGGAGAAATGATGAACTTTCCCGGCGTGTTCCAGGGGGATGAAAAGATGCTGGCCGAGATGGCCGCCACGGCGGCTGCTGGCAAGGTGATCGGCGGGCACTACGCCAGCCCGGACCTGGGGTTGCCCTTTCACGGCTATGTGGTCGGTGGCCCCGAGGACGACCATGAGGGCACGCGGGTGGAAGATGCCATCGCCCGCGTGCGCCAGGGCATGAAGGTCATGTTGCGCTTCGGCTCGGCCTGGCACGATGTGGCGGCCCAGGTCAAAGCCATCACCGAACACGGCCTGGACCCGCGCCACTTTCTGCTTTGTACCGACGACAGCCATGCCGAAACCCTGGTGACCGAAGGCCACATGGACCGCGTGGTGCGTCACGCCATCGCCCAGGGGCTCCCGCCCATCACCGCCATCCAGATGGCCACCCTGAACACCGCCGAGCACTTCGGCGTGGCCCGGCAAGTAGGCCTGCTGGCGCCGGGGCGTTGGGCCGACATCCTGCTGGTGCCCGACCTGGCCGATTTCCGCCCCGCACGGGTGTACGCCAAAGGGCGCTTGCTGGCCGAAGATGGACGCCTGCTCATCGATCTGCCGCCCTACCCTTATCCCGATTGGGCCTGTCAGTCGGTGCAGCTGGCTCGTCCGTTGACCGCCGAGGACTTCCGCCTGGTTGCCCAGGCCAACCCCACCGCGCGGGTGCATGTCATCGGCGTCATCGAGAATCAGGCCCCCACCCGCCATCTGGTCATGGAAGTGCCTGTGCAGGACGGCGAAATTCGCCCCGATCGGGAGCGCGACCTGGCCAAAGTGGCGCTAGTGGAACGCCACCACGGCACCGGAACCGTGCAGGTGGGCCTGGTGCACGGCTTCGGCTTCACCGCACCGTGCGCCATCGCCTCCACCGTGGCCCACGACAGCCATCACATGCTGGTGGTGGGCACCGACGAGGCGCAGATGGTGCTGGCGGCCAACAAGTTGGCCGAAGTCGGCGGCGGCCAGGTGGTGGTCAAAGACAGCCAGGTCATCGGCCTGGTCCCCCTGCCCATCGCCGGCCTGATGTCCGACGCGCGAGCCGAGGAGGTCGCCCGTCAGGCCGCCACGGTGTTGGCGGGCTTTCGCGCGTGCGGCTGCACACTGAACAACCCCAACATGCAACTCAGCCTGCTGGCCCTGGTGGTCATTCCCGAACTGCGGCTTTCGGACAAAGGGCTGGTGGATGTGACGCGGTTTGCTTTCGTGCCCGTGGTGGAAGACGGTGCGTCTTGA